The Verrucomicrobiota bacterium JB022 genome contains a region encoding:
- a CDS encoding succinate dehydrogenase/fumarate reductase iron-sulfur subunit, with the protein MSEGTISVKLKVWRQKSAGEGGHFEDYQMNEVSTSSSFLEMLDLLNEKLISEDKEPVAFDHDCREGICGMCSLTINGIPHGKNALQTTCQLHMRSFGNGDTITIEPFRAAPFPVLRDLAVDRSSFERIMQSGGFVDQRIGAAQDANALPIGKDVADRAMDAAACIGCGACVAVCPNASAMLFTSAKLSQLNMLPQGRPEKDRRSLKMVGQMDAEGFGNCTNIGECSAACPKGISMDFIAMMNRDYAVARVKSFFGAA; encoded by the coding sequence ATGTCCGAAGGTACCATTTCCGTTAAGCTGAAGGTCTGGCGCCAAAAGAGCGCCGGGGAAGGCGGTCATTTCGAAGATTACCAGATGAACGAGGTGTCCACCTCTTCGTCGTTCCTCGAAATGCTCGACCTGCTCAACGAAAAGCTGATCAGCGAAGACAAGGAGCCCGTCGCGTTCGACCACGACTGCCGCGAAGGCATTTGCGGGATGTGCTCGCTCACGATCAACGGCATCCCGCACGGCAAGAACGCCCTGCAAACCACCTGCCAGCTGCACATGCGCAGCTTTGGCAACGGCGACACGATCACGATCGAGCCCTTCCGTGCCGCGCCCTTCCCGGTGCTGCGCGACCTGGCGGTCGACCGTAGCTCGTTCGAGCGCATCATGCAGTCGGGCGGCTTTGTCGACCAGCGCATCGGTGCGGCGCAAGACGCCAACGCCCTGCCCATCGGCAAGGACGTGGCCGACCGCGCGATGGACGCCGCCGCCTGCATCGGCTGTGGCGCCTGCGTGGCCGTGTGCCCCAACGCCAGCGCCATGCTCTTCACCTCCGCCAAGCTCAGCCAGCTCAACATGCTGCCGCAGGGCCGCCCGGAGAAAGACCGCCGCAGCCTCAAGATGGTGGGGCAGATGGATGCCGAAGGCTTCGGCAACTGCACCAACATCGGCGAATGTTCCGCAGCCTGCCCCAAGGGCATCAGCATGGACTTCATCGCCATGATGAACCGCGATTACGCCGTGGCCCGCGTCAAGAGCTTCTTCGGCGCTGCGTAA
- a CDS encoding fumarate reductase/succinate dehydrogenase flavoprotein subunit, producing the protein MNLDPKIPEGPLAQKWTSAKFKYKLVNPANKRKYHIIVVGSGLAGGAGAATLGELGYNVSCFCYQDSPRRAHSIAAQGGINAAKNYQNDGDSVYRLFYDTVKGGDFRSREANVYRLAEVSTNIIDQCVAQGVPFAREYGGMLANRSFGGAQVSRTFYARGQTGQQLLLGAYQSLSRQIGLGQVKMYNRHEMLDLVLVTDKDGVQRAKGIITRNMVTGKIERWAADAVVLATGGYSNVFFLSTNAAGCNVTAAWRAYKRGAGFANPCYTQIHPTCIPQEGEHQSKLTLMSESLRNDGRVWVPKSREIAAKLRRREIKPSDVAEEDRDYYLERKYPSFGNLAPRDISSRSAKEACDDGRGIAPTGFGVYLDFRDAIQRLGEHTIAERYGNLFDMYENITGTSAYKEPMMIYPAPHYTMGGLWVDYNLMTTIPGCFATGEANFSDHGANRLGASALMQGLADGYFVTPAVVGNYLGSELPIGRAGETTTADKGFDEAENFVQSKIDRMLNIKGSSSPRSLHIELGKIMLDKCGMARTKEGLTEAIGEIQQLRQRFWQDLKLPGTNNELNIELERAGRVADFLEFGELMCRDALTREESCGGHFRVEHQTPDGEALRHDDTYSHAAVWEYKGDDKEPVRHVEHLDFENVKLGVRSYK; encoded by the coding sequence ATGAATCTCGATCCCAAAATTCCGGAAGGTCCGCTGGCGCAAAAGTGGACCAGCGCCAAATTCAAGTACAAGCTCGTCAACCCGGCCAACAAGCGTAAGTACCACATCATCGTGGTCGGCTCTGGTCTGGCGGGCGGGGCCGGCGCGGCCACCCTCGGCGAGCTGGGCTACAACGTTTCCTGCTTCTGTTACCAGGACAGCCCCCGCCGCGCTCACTCGATCGCGGCCCAGGGCGGTATCAATGCCGCCAAGAATTACCAGAACGACGGCGACTCGGTCTACCGCCTCTTCTACGACACCGTCAAGGGGGGCGACTTCCGCAGCCGTGAGGCCAACGTTTACCGCCTCGCCGAAGTCAGCACCAACATCATCGACCAGTGCGTGGCGCAAGGCGTGCCCTTTGCCCGCGAATACGGCGGTATGCTGGCCAACCGCTCCTTCGGTGGTGCCCAGGTCTCCCGCACTTTCTACGCTCGCGGCCAGACGGGCCAGCAGCTGCTCCTCGGTGCCTACCAGAGCCTGAGCCGCCAGATCGGCCTCGGCCAGGTGAAGATGTACAACCGCCACGAAATGCTCGACCTCGTCCTCGTGACGGACAAGGACGGCGTGCAGCGCGCGAAGGGCATCATCACCCGTAACATGGTGACGGGCAAGATCGAGCGTTGGGCGGCCGATGCCGTGGTCCTCGCCACCGGCGGCTACTCCAACGTCTTCTTCCTCTCCACCAACGCCGCAGGCTGTAACGTGACGGCCGCCTGGCGCGCCTACAAGCGCGGTGCCGGCTTCGCCAACCCCTGCTACACGCAGATTCACCCGACCTGCATCCCGCAGGAGGGCGAGCACCAGTCGAAGCTCACGCTCATGTCCGAGTCGCTGCGCAACGACGGGCGTGTGTGGGTGCCCAAGAGCCGCGAAATCGCCGCCAAGCTGCGCCGCCGCGAGATCAAGCCCAGCGATGTGGCCGAAGAGGATCGCGATTACTACCTCGAGCGCAAGTACCCGAGCTTCGGTAACCTGGCCCCGCGCGACATCTCCAGCCGCTCGGCCAAGGAAGCCTGCGACGACGGTCGCGGCATCGCACCCACGGGCTTCGGGGTCTACCTCGACTTCCGCGACGCGATCCAGCGCCTGGGCGAGCACACCATCGCCGAGCGCTACGGCAACCTCTTCGACATGTATGAGAACATCACCGGCACCAGCGCCTACAAGGAGCCGATGATGATCTACCCGGCGCCCCACTATACGATGGGCGGCCTCTGGGTAGACTATAACCTCATGACGACGATCCCAGGCTGCTTTGCCACCGGTGAGGCCAACTTCTCCGACCACGGTGCGAATCGCCTCGGCGCCTCCGCCCTCATGCAGGGCCTGGCCGACGGCTACTTCGTCACCCCGGCGGTGGTGGGCAACTACCTTGGCTCGGAGCTGCCGATCGGCCGCGCCGGCGAGACGACCACGGCCGACAAGGGCTTCGACGAGGCCGAAAACTTCGTCCAGTCCAAGATCGACCGCATGCTCAACATCAAGGGCTCTTCCAGCCCGCGCAGCCTGCACATCGAGCTGGGCAAGATCATGCTCGACAAGTGCGGCATGGCCCGGACGAAGGAAGGGCTGACCGAGGCGATCGGCGAGATCCAGCAGCTCCGCCAGCGCTTCTGGCAAGACTTGAAGCTGCCCGGCACCAACAACGAGCTCAACATCGAGCTCGAACGCGCGGGCCGCGTGGCCGACTTCCTCGAATTCGGCGAGCTGATGTGCCGCGACGCCCTCACCCGTGAGGAGTCCTGCGGCGGTCACTTCCGCGTCGAGCACCAGACGCCCGACGGCGAAGCCCTCCGCCACGACGACACCTATAGCCATGCGGCGGTGTGGGAGTACAAGGGCGACGACAAGGAGCCGGTGCGCCACGTGGAGCACCTGGATTTCGAAAACGTCAAACTCGGCGTCCGCAGCTACAAGTAA
- a CDS encoding succinate dehydrogenase cytochrome b subunit produces MSSLFKKYLMALTGFVLVGFVCGHMLGNLQMFLHPDWINEYAYKLQHLPYGSLWVVRLVLLAAVVVHVVVAVQLVLENRRARGPLGYSAKAKLQATLASKTMRYTGLVLLAFIIFHILHFTVQSVHPEFKELHTEITGTSTLWGVHDKLLPLGHTEQHDVYAMVGIGFGPHFWYVSVFYIVSMALLALHLSHGVASMFQSLGLRNSVWTPRLRVLAAVIGWVVFLGFASLPTAGLLQALPHQDHINAQYEHYFGAHADAASEANH; encoded by the coding sequence CGTTGTTCAAGAAATACCTCATGGCCCTGACTGGTTTTGTACTGGTAGGCTTTGTTTGTGGCCACATGCTGGGTAACCTGCAGATGTTCCTGCACCCGGACTGGATTAACGAATATGCTTACAAGCTGCAGCACCTGCCTTACGGGTCTCTGTGGGTCGTCCGCCTGGTGCTCCTGGCGGCGGTAGTCGTACACGTCGTGGTGGCGGTCCAGCTCGTGCTGGAAAATCGTCGCGCGCGTGGCCCTCTCGGCTACTCCGCCAAAGCCAAGCTGCAGGCGACCCTTGCGAGCAAGACGATGCGCTACACCGGCCTGGTGCTGTTGGCGTTCATCATCTTCCACATCCTGCACTTCACGGTGCAGAGCGTGCACCCGGAGTTCAAGGAGCTGCACACGGAGATTACCGGCACCTCCACCCTGTGGGGCGTGCACGACAAGCTCCTGCCGCTGGGCCATACCGAGCAGCACGACGTGTATGCGATGGTGGGCATCGGCTTCGGCCCCCACTTCTGGTACGTGTCGGTGTTCTACATCGTCTCGATGGCGCTGCTCGCCCTGCACTTGAGCCACGGCGTGGCCAGCATGTTCCAGAGCCTGGGCCTGCGTAACAGCGTGTGGACGCCGCGCCTGCGCGTGCTCGCCGCCGTGATCGGCTGGGTCGTGTTCCTCGGCTTTGCCAGCCTGCCCACCGCCGGCCTGTTGCAGGCCCTCCCGCACCAGGACCATATCAACGCGCAGTACGAGCACTACTTCGGCGCCCACGCCGATGCCGCCTCGGAAGCCAACCACTAA